The following are from one region of the Leptospirales bacterium genome:
- a CDS encoding transglycosylase domain-containing protein, whose product MPLKTLARIWLTFSASWQPWLAALLVCLPPALFLFLPFFSDPLATGGGLQLYAADGALLEEFRAEDSGAYQEWRTLASYPLFLKRALLVAEDRRFYWHPGVDPVALGRALLTNLRAGRVVSGASTLSQQLARMAPGLRLPRSALARKPLEALFALRLELHYSKAQILEAYLNLAPLARNRQGFAAAARESFGRDIAYLSKAETLVLICLLRRNQTQPELLTERAWQLNQSMHASLDRRDIEEAVRQALRAGAAPSRPQRQAAAPHFSVWLSEKFSGLNGRVDTNIYAEWNQSLSQILNREFASLRGGDELDGALIVLERLPGEDASMALRALVGSRNFGNRRGGQVNGALAHRVAGSALKPFVYALAMERLDLRPYTIVDDSDVTLAGSRPGEGYRARNYDLRYWGRIPARQALAASRNIPAVSLARQLGEEQLFDSLRQAGFEMPQEAARDIGPGLALGVAGASLLELCRAYGAFINGGRLPILDLGRDRRGHSLQVGRSLRLFRESTAIRITDILSDAEERRRSFGARSFLDFPFDAAAKTGTSKDYFDSWAIVYTPRFVVGAWVGRIEGGPMDGVSGASGAARIAQQAMRYVVYMNGGQSDRFTIPGNWRVLNVCRQSGRLAGPRCPVQAERVPPGEPLPPPCTDHGSESATMNGGAPDDSEAIGSAGALDRIVAPLPEEVFYLDPHMPAAAQAVPIQIRISGPERQYLLQVKGQAARTVGSRRLFPSSLQRGRHRVELRRSGEVVDAVEFEVH is encoded by the coding sequence ATGCCATTGAAAACGCTGGCCAGGATTTGGCTGACGTTTTCGGCCTCGTGGCAGCCGTGGCTGGCCGCACTTCTGGTCTGCCTGCCGCCGGCGCTCTTCCTTTTCCTGCCCTTCTTCAGCGACCCGCTGGCGACGGGCGGCGGACTGCAGCTCTACGCCGCGGATGGCGCGCTGCTGGAGGAGTTTCGGGCCGAGGATAGCGGGGCCTATCAGGAGTGGCGCACACTTGCATCCTATCCGCTATTTTTGAAAAGGGCCTTGCTGGTCGCCGAGGACCGACGCTTCTACTGGCACCCGGGAGTGGATCCCGTGGCCCTCGGTCGCGCTCTACTTACTAATCTCCGCGCCGGCCGCGTCGTTTCCGGCGCCTCCACACTCAGTCAGCAACTGGCGCGAATGGCGCCAGGGCTGCGGCTGCCGCGCTCCGCGCTGGCGCGTAAGCCGCTGGAGGCCCTGTTTGCTTTGCGGCTGGAACTTCACTATTCTAAAGCACAAATCCTTGAAGCCTATCTGAATCTCGCGCCGCTGGCGCGCAATCGACAGGGCTTTGCGGCGGCGGCGCGAGAGTCTTTTGGCCGGGATATAGCCTATCTGAGCAAGGCGGAAACGCTGGTATTGATCTGCCTGTTGCGGCGGAATCAGACGCAACCGGAGTTGCTTACGGAGCGCGCCTGGCAACTCAATCAAAGCATGCATGCCAGCCTGGATCGCAGGGATATTGAAGAGGCCGTCCGGCAGGCGCTCCGAGCAGGCGCCGCGCCCTCGCGGCCGCAGCGACAGGCCGCCGCGCCGCATTTCAGCGTCTGGCTCTCTGAAAAGTTTTCAGGGCTAAATGGTAGAGTCGATACAAATATATATGCGGAATGGAATCAGAGCCTCAGCCAAATCCTGAATCGCGAATTTGCCAGCCTGCGCGGCGGCGACGAATTGGACGGCGCCCTGATCGTTCTGGAGCGACTGCCAGGAGAAGATGCAAGCATGGCCTTGCGTGCGCTGGTTGGCTCACGCAACTTTGGCAATCGGCGCGGCGGGCAGGTGAATGGAGCGCTAGCGCATCGCGTAGCAGGCAGCGCTCTGAAGCCATTTGTCTATGCCCTGGCAATGGAACGCCTGGATCTGCGGCCCTATACGATTGTTGATGATTCCGACGTTACGCTGGCGGGCAGTCGACCGGGCGAGGGTTACCGCGCCCGCAACTATGATCTGCGCTACTGGGGCCGCATTCCGGCGCGCCAGGCTCTGGCTGCGTCGCGCAATATTCCAGCCGTCAGTCTGGCGCGCCAACTGGGAGAGGAGCAACTTTTTGACTCTTTGCGCCAGGCCGGCTTCGAAATGCCGCAAGAGGCCGCCAGAGACATTGGTCCGGGCCTTGCGCTGGGCGTTGCCGGCGCTTCGCTGCTGGAGCTCTGTCGCGCCTATGGCGCCTTCATCAACGGCGGTCGGCTGCCAATCCTGGACCTTGGTCGCGACCGACGCGGCCATTCATTGCAAGTCGGTCGAAGTCTGCGCCTCTTTCGTGAATCCACCGCAATTCGCATCACGGATATTCTATCTGATGCTGAGGAACGTCGGCGCAGTTTTGGAGCGCGTAGTTTTCTAGATTTTCCCTTTGACGCGGCGGCAAAAACAGGGACCAGCAAGGATTACTTTGATTCCTGGGCGATTGTTTATACTCCCCGCTTTGTCGTCGGCGCGTGGGTAGGACGCATTGAAGGCGGACCGATGGACGGCGTCTCTGGCGCCAGCGGTGCGGCGCGCATCGCGCAGCAGGCCATGCGATACGTAGTATATATGAATGGCGGACAGAGTGATCGATTCACAATTCCGGGCAACTGGCGGGTCCTGAATGTTTGCCGTCAAAGTGGCCGCTTGGCCGGCCCGCGTTGTCCCGTTCAGGCCGAGCGAGTTCCGCCGGGCGAGCCGTTGCCGCCGCCCTGCACGGACCATGGATCAGAGAGCGCGACGATGAATGGCGGGGCGCCGGACGACAGCGAAGCGATCGGTTCCGCAGGCGCCCTGGATCGCATAGTTGCGCCGTTGCCCGAGGAAGTTTTTTATCTCGACCCGCACATGCCGGCGGCAGCGCAGGCAGTGCCGATTCAGATTCGTATTTCCGGTCCAGAGCGGCAGTACTTGCTGCAAGTGAAAGGCCAGGCGGCCCGAACGGTAGGCTCACGGCGCCTCTTTCCAAGCTCGCTGCAGCGCGGCCGGCATCGCGTTGAGTTGCGGCGCAGTGGAGAAGTGGTCGACGCCGTAGAGTTTGAGGTTCATTGA
- a CDS encoding DUF4118 domain-containing protein: MNLVPSGGPRRPADPDLTDSAASKRSRGKLKVFLGPCAGVAATEALIVAAIQEHQRGVDVALGRLAEISGRDLQQLSHAFSMESKAPFSEQQYELDELLSRRPALAVMDQAAQINAPGARHARRYLEILELLDRGIDVLTTAYVDQLESEAVASQLANALQEGPRLPDAFLDQASELVLIDRSPEQFFGVRSGAVSSPAASAGVLDRSAYLLLRERALAIVGRRVNWELRLSVPENGAAVRVRERILVAIGAHPYSARLLRLSRRLAADERAEHFALHVDTGRNLSEVEQRNVARNLELASNMGAVLLQAAGDLAESIAKIAQQHGISQIVLGQSARRSLWDRLLRRPSLAERLMELAPGVDLHLAPDRESEIRRLLPHFSGARIGWRRYAGALAALSVCTAASLFLSRVAPYWAPSILYLSMVSALGVLLGRGPTLFAAASSALLWNLLFIPPRFTLWISRIEDALMLLTYVTVATGSSILTSRLRRSKNNLERREAVLHALFELSSALSRSGNLQQVCQAAAEQFASATGAPVRISAAADGVLRELAAAGLPSEDPALEAVQQWCLRNGRVAGRFSNTLSDALYACWPLLTPEGPVGVVSLQITERPELIRSNLLRSMAEQTALALTRARAGDMQRRLQLMEESERLFQVIMNSLSHELRTPLTTIVGAASALSDESLAEQSTLRRGLVESIADGASRLQGLVAQLLDMSRLESGHMELRRDWVDAGELVHEACQSIMRADAAARLRLEPLPAPVSLCADAALVVQALSLIIDNAIKYSAGPIVIQIVRGAAESVRFRISDCGPAPEEQDLSRLFEKFYRSSGSTAGGTGLGLALSKGIVELHHGALSVQRNSLGGLSFDLEIPRGAPSVNL; the protein is encoded by the coding sequence ATGAATTTGGTTCCATCCGGCGGTCCGCGGCGGCCAGCTGATCCAGATCTGACCGACTCCGCCGCATCGAAGCGGTCTCGCGGAAAACTGAAGGTATTTCTGGGACCCTGCGCCGGCGTCGCTGCTACAGAAGCCCTGATCGTCGCGGCCATTCAAGAACACCAACGCGGCGTTGACGTTGCACTGGGTCGATTGGCGGAGATCAGCGGCAGGGACCTGCAGCAGCTGAGCCACGCGTTTTCAATGGAGAGCAAGGCGCCCTTCAGCGAACAACAGTATGAGCTCGATGAGCTATTGTCCCGTCGTCCGGCGCTGGCGGTCATGGATCAAGCGGCGCAGATCAACGCTCCAGGCGCAAGACACGCGCGGCGCTATCTGGAAATTCTGGAATTGCTGGATCGAGGCATCGATGTGCTGACGACCGCCTATGTTGACCAACTGGAAAGCGAGGCGGTCGCTTCGCAGTTGGCCAATGCTCTTCAAGAGGGGCCGCGTCTTCCGGACGCATTTCTGGATCAAGCCAGCGAGCTGGTGCTGATTGATCGCAGCCCTGAACAGTTCTTCGGCGTTCGTTCCGGGGCAGTGTCGTCGCCGGCGGCAAGCGCGGGAGTCCTGGATCGAAGCGCCTATCTACTACTGCGAGAGCGTGCGCTGGCAATTGTCGGCCGTCGCGTAAATTGGGAACTTCGCCTGAGCGTGCCGGAAAACGGCGCCGCTGTTCGAGTGCGTGAGCGAATCCTTGTCGCCATTGGCGCTCATCCATATTCGGCAAGACTGTTGCGCCTCAGCCGAAGACTGGCCGCCGATGAACGTGCGGAGCATTTTGCCCTGCACGTCGATACCGGAAGAAACTTGAGCGAGGTTGAACAGCGGAACGTTGCCCGCAATCTGGAATTGGCCAGCAATATGGGCGCGGTCCTATTGCAGGCAGCCGGCGATCTTGCCGAAAGCATCGCTAAGATTGCGCAGCAACACGGAATATCCCAGATTGTTCTTGGGCAAAGCGCTCGTCGATCGCTATGGGACAGACTTCTGAGGCGTCCGTCGCTTGCCGAACGTTTGATGGAACTGGCGCCAGGCGTGGATTTGCATCTGGCGCCCGATCGAGAATCTGAGATACGCCGACTGCTGCCGCACTTTTCCGGCGCCCGGATTGGCTGGCGACGTTACGCAGGCGCGCTGGCGGCGCTGTCAGTTTGCACGGCGGCCAGTCTCTTCTTGAGTCGAGTCGCTCCCTACTGGGCGCCCTCAATTCTGTATCTTTCGATGGTGAGTGCGCTGGGAGTCCTGCTGGGACGCGGGCCAACTCTATTTGCCGCGGCGAGCTCGGCGTTGCTTTGGAATTTGCTATTTATTCCGCCCCGGTTTACTTTATGGATCTCTAGAATCGAGGACGCGCTGATGCTGCTGACCTATGTAACTGTGGCAACGGGCAGCAGCATACTGACCAGCAGATTGCGACGTAGCAAGAACAATCTTGAACGACGCGAAGCAGTACTGCATGCGCTTTTTGAATTGTCCAGCGCTCTATCGCGATCTGGCAATCTGCAACAGGTCTGTCAGGCTGCGGCAGAGCAATTCGCCAGCGCTACCGGTGCGCCGGTGCGCATTTCGGCGGCGGCGGATGGCGTCTTGAGGGAATTGGCCGCTGCTGGTTTGCCTTCCGAAGATCCTGCTCTCGAAGCTGTTCAGCAGTGGTGTTTACGAAACGGTCGAGTTGCAGGCCGCTTCAGCAACACCTTGAGCGATGCGCTCTATGCTTGCTGGCCGCTTCTGACTCCTGAGGGACCGGTTGGCGTAGTCTCGTTGCAAATTACCGAACGGCCCGAATTGATTCGATCCAATTTGCTGCGCAGCATGGCGGAGCAGACCGCCCTCGCCCTGACGCGCGCTCGAGCCGGCGACATGCAGCGACGGTTGCAGCTGATGGAAGAATCGGAGCGTCTCTTTCAGGTGATCATGAATTCGCTTTCCCATGAATTGCGTACGCCGTTGACAACCATCGTAGGCGCGGCAAGCGCTCTGAGCGATGAATCACTGGCGGAGCAGTCGACGTTGCGTCGGGGATTGGTGGAGAGTATTGCCGATGGCGCCAGCAGACTTCAGGGCCTTGTCGCACAGCTGCTGGATATGAGTCGGCTGGAAAGCGGGCATATGGAGCTGCGGCGCGATTGGGTCGATGCCGGAGAGCTGGTTCACGAAGCCTGTCAGTCGATTATGAGGGCTGATGCCGCAGCGCGTCTGCGTCTCGAGCCGCTGCCGGCGCCGGTATCACTGTGCGCGGATGCCGCATTGGTCGTGCAGGCCCTCAGCCTGATTATCGACAACGCAATCAAGTATTCCGCCGGGCCCATTGTGATCCAGATTGTGCGCGGCGCCGCCGAGTCAGTGCGTTTTCGAATTTCAGACTGTGGGCCAGCTCCCGAGGAGCAAGACCTCTCGCGACTTTTTGAGAAGTTCTATCGCTCCTCGGGGTCGACCGCGGGCGGAACCGGTCTGGGTCTTGCGCTTAGCAAGGGTATTGTGGAGTTGCATCATGGCGCGCTCAGCGTTCAGCGAAATAGTCTGGGCGGCCTGAGCTTTGATCTGGAAATCCCTCGCGGAGCCCCGAGTGTCAACCTCTGA
- a CDS encoding response regulator transcription factor: MSTSEQARILVADDDRSIRRMLRLSLEGHGFAVVEAATANEALQGALATPPDLILLDLELPDFSGALALEQLRLRGQIPVIVISASAGEADKIRLLDAGADDYLTKPFSIGELLARIRVALRHGRAATPRDVLRLGALGLDSMTRTLHVGQSAVHLTPTECALLLLFLEHAGQAITRERILESIWEGGYNELNALRVHINQLRKKMGPPEGCGVALETLPGKGYRLSATNQRRAKGSI; encoded by the coding sequence GTGTCAACCTCTGAGCAAGCGCGGATTCTCGTGGCCGATGATGACCGCTCCATTCGCCGCATGCTGCGGCTCAGCCTGGAGGGTCATGGCTTTGCTGTTGTCGAGGCGGCCACGGCCAATGAGGCGCTGCAGGGAGCGCTTGCGACGCCGCCGGATCTCATCTTGCTGGATCTTGAGCTTCCTGACTTTTCGGGAGCGCTGGCCCTCGAGCAGCTTCGATTGCGCGGCCAAATACCGGTCATAGTGATCTCGGCCTCGGCCGGGGAAGCGGATAAGATCCGTTTGCTGGATGCGGGCGCCGATGACTATTTGACCAAACCTTTCAGTATAGGAGAATTGCTGGCTCGCATTCGCGTAGCGCTGCGTCACGGACGTGCGGCTACGCCTCGCGACGTCTTGCGATTGGGCGCTTTAGGCCTTGATTCGATGACGCGCACCCTGCATGTCGGTCAGAGTGCAGTGCACCTTACGCCGACCGAGTGCGCACTGCTTTTGCTCTTTCTGGAGCATGCGGGACAGGCGATTACTCGCGAGCGAATTCTTGAATCGATCTGGGAAGGAGGATACAACGAACTAAATGCTTTACGTGTACATATCAATCAATTGCGCAAGAAAATGGGCCCGCCAGAGGGCTGCGGCGTGGCATTGGAAACGCTGCCTGGCAAGGGCTATCGACTTTCGGCGACAAACCAGCGGCGAGCAAAGGGGAGTATCTGA
- a CDS encoding KUP/HAK/KT family potassium transporter: MDKHSPRDGNSLTPPSLASDIRLIFATILTDPGSSLAYGADSVLAITVTLMVASPRAGIAATAVAAGVILAVYLLAVLTFNQMTRKHVHPVLGGGAFVSATITAHKVRRHPRLKKILHLLGLGGTASLLADFPATQAISVIAGVEALYFIPREQRLQWALGFVLLLSFVQRYGLSNLARYMIWPVVLFYASNLLIQVCGLGIILSDGWKDVEIRNVEATSAGFWPALLGAIANGATLVTGVEVGYSSVNFPYHKGKAIRISMWMLYALVLVTYSLQIVNFLGLGAVYDLADYRPAPIEIARAVGARLAPEAIPLFGEVLSGADLIATPFGMITTIMLLLAAQTAQSDFPLEILRAARSRFFPRAIGDTAWRKTRPAPVIGGHEGVHNPQATLMLGALSLAILYIFPGSHEIEGMYGLAVVSAVAIDVFAFLVRQFRARKYSPLTIASFVAMSAMMINILYNKFFHGAWFVVLLMSAYFLIFLISEAIYRLWQEKLDLTPLQLALWYPAFQNKPIDRGNVLLVSNIHPGVIHFLKTYARGGSMPLVVHFNTDPEEEPIADAPAWFQSIRAPAGMDTITAITRYVRRTRPTRVHLIPLLVEGVDPVRNLYFGNSIERLKNAISVYADLQVEYNRERVSISGREILIQILPFARRWFVAESR, encoded by the coding sequence ATGGACAAGCATTCCCCTCGCGATGGCAACAGTCTCACACCGCCGTCGCTGGCATCTGACATTCGATTGATTTTCGCCACCATCCTGACCGATCCCGGCAGTTCGCTGGCCTATGGCGCAGATTCTGTTCTGGCCATAACTGTGACTCTGATGGTTGCGTCGCCCAGGGCCGGTATCGCCGCGACAGCTGTCGCCGCCGGCGTCATTCTAGCAGTCTATCTGCTGGCCGTGCTGACCTTCAATCAGATGACGCGCAAACACGTTCATCCCGTGCTGGGCGGCGGGGCATTTGTTTCGGCAACAATCACGGCCCATAAGGTTCGCCGTCATCCGCGACTCAAGAAAATTCTCCATCTATTGGGCCTGGGCGGCACAGCGAGTCTGCTGGCGGATTTTCCCGCCACCCAGGCGATCAGCGTCATTGCTGGAGTGGAAGCGCTCTATTTCATTCCGCGCGAGCAAAGATTGCAATGGGCGCTTGGCTTCGTGCTGCTGCTGTCATTCGTACAGAGATACGGGCTGAGCAATCTGGCGCGCTACATGATCTGGCCCGTGGTCCTATTCTATGCCAGCAACCTTTTGATACAAGTCTGCGGTCTGGGAATCATTTTGAGCGATGGCTGGAAGGATGTAGAAATTCGAAATGTTGAGGCTACAAGCGCTGGATTTTGGCCAGCGCTGCTGGGCGCCATTGCCAATGGCGCAACGCTGGTCACCGGCGTAGAAGTTGGATATTCATCGGTCAATTTCCCGTACCACAAGGGCAAAGCGATCCGCATCTCGATGTGGATGCTCTATGCACTTGTTCTGGTTACATATAGTTTACAGATTGTAAACTTTCTTGGATTAGGGGCCGTCTACGATTTGGCTGACTATCGCCCGGCGCCTATTGAAATCGCCCGCGCCGTAGGCGCGAGGCTGGCGCCCGAAGCGATTCCGCTGTTTGGCGAGGTCCTCAGCGGCGCAGACCTGATAGCAACGCCCTTCGGCATGATTACGACCATCATGCTCTTGCTGGCGGCCCAGACGGCGCAGTCCGATTTTCCTCTGGAAATCCTGCGCGCCGCTCGTTCGCGCTTTTTCCCGCGGGCCATTGGCGATACTGCCTGGCGGAAAACCCGCCCCGCGCCGGTTATTGGAGGACATGAGGGCGTCCACAATCCGCAGGCCACTCTGATGCTTGGAGCGCTGAGCCTGGCAATTCTCTACATTTTTCCGGGCAGCCATGAAATTGAAGGTATGTACGGTCTGGCTGTGGTTAGCGCCGTGGCGATCGATGTTTTTGCATTTCTAGTGCGACAGTTTCGGGCGCGAAAATATTCTCCCCTGACCATCGCCTCGTTTGTGGCGATGAGCGCCATGATGATTAACATACTCTACAACAAATTCTTTCACGGGGCCTGGTTTGTCGTTCTGCTGATGAGCGCGTATTTTTTGATCTTCCTCATTTCGGAAGCCATCTATCGACTCTGGCAGGAAAAGCTGGATCTAACCCCCTTGCAACTTGCGTTGTGGTATCCGGCGTTTCAGAACAAGCCCATCGACCGAGGCAATGTCTTGCTGGTGTCTAACATTCATCCAGGGGTCATCCATTTTCTAAAGACTTATGCGCGCGGCGGCAGCATGCCTCTCGTTGTACATTTCAACACGGACCCGGAGGAGGAACCTATTGCTGACGCGCCCGCCTGGTTCCAGAGCATCCGGGCGCCTGCTGGCATGGACACCATTACTGCTATCACCCGATATGTTCGACGCACGCGGCCCACGCGCGTTCATCTGATCCCCCTGCTTGTGGAAGGCGTCGACCCGGTGCGCAATCTGTACTTCGGAAATAGTATCGAACGCTTAAAGAACGCCATATCAGTCTATGCCGATCTTCAAGTAGAGTACAATCGCGAGCGTGTCTCAATCAGCGGACGAGAAATACTGATTCAGATACTCCCCTTTGCTCGCCGCTGGTTTGTCGCCGAAAGTCGATAG
- a CDS encoding KUP/HAK/KT family potassium transporter translates to MTAESKAGKYKAFEGQGHEDNGKPPSLLSDIRLIFSTILTDPGSSLAYGADSVIAVTVVLMVHDYRLGAVATLLAAGVILSVYLLAVLVYNRMTRQHVHPILGGGAFVSATLTAHKIRHHPRLKKALHLLGMGGTASLLSDFPATQALSVIAGVEALYFIPVESRLRWALGFVIFLSVIQRYGLANLARYMIWPVLAFYGLNLIIQVTGLVLIFTNGWQPPELLNVHSENASFWPLALSAIANGATLVTGVEVGYSSVNFPFHKGRAIRVAMWILYLIVLFTYGMQMINFLGLGTTYDALHHRPVPIEIARTVGGIIFPERIELMGYIFSGMDLLATPFGFITTLMLLLAAQTAQSDFPLEILRASRSRFFPRGVGDTAWRRTRPAPVIGGHEGVYNPRATMLLGALSLVIIYFFPSSHKIESMYGLAVITAVSIDMLAYMIRQIRARRVWFLTIPGFIAMVLMLINILYNKFLVGAWFVVLLMALYMIVFLASEAIYDLWQEKLNLAPLELALWYPAFQGKEVDRKNMVLVSNFHPGVIHFLKNYSRSSHMPLVVHFQTDLDEAVPQDAPPWFQNVRVNPGVDTISAITRFVRRTKPERVHLIPLMVTGIDPVRYLYFGNSIERLKNALSYHVDLQVEYNRERVKISGREIILHIFPSLSRFFPAAD, encoded by the coding sequence ATGACCGCTGAGAGCAAAGCTGGCAAATACAAAGCGTTTGAGGGACAGGGCCACGAGGACAACGGCAAGCCACCTTCCCTGCTATCTGACATTCGGTTGATCTTTTCAACCATTCTTACCGACCCCGGCAGCTCGCTGGCCTACGGCGCCGATTCCGTGATCGCCGTTACTGTCGTCTTGATGGTACATGACTATCGACTCGGCGCCGTTGCAACTTTGCTGGCGGCCGGCGTCATCCTGAGCGTTTATCTGCTGGCAGTTCTGGTTTACAACCGAATGACGCGACAGCACGTCCATCCGATCCTTGGCGGCGGCGCCTTTGTTTCGGCAACATTGACGGCGCACAAAATTCGACATCATCCGCGGCTCAAGAAGGCGCTGCACTTGCTGGGTATGGGCGGCACGGCCAGCTTGCTTTCCGATTTTCCAGCGACGCAGGCGCTCAGTGTGATTGCTGGAGTCGAAGCCCTCTATTTTATTCCGGTGGAGTCGCGGCTGCGTTGGGCGCTTGGCTTTGTCATTTTTCTGTCGGTCATTCAACGCTACGGACTGGCGAATCTGGCCCGTTACATGATCTGGCCAGTGCTGGCTTTCTACGGCCTCAATCTTATTATTCAGGTGACCGGTCTGGTCTTGATTTTTACCAATGGCTGGCAGCCGCCCGAGCTGCTCAATGTTCACAGCGAAAACGCCAGCTTCTGGCCGCTGGCTCTATCGGCGATTGCTAACGGCGCCACGCTCGTTACCGGGGTTGAAGTTGGCTACTCCTCCGTGAACTTCCCCTTTCACAAAGGTCGAGCCATCCGCGTTGCAATGTGGATTCTCTATTTGATCGTTCTGTTCACATATGGAATGCAGATGATCAATTTTCTCGGTCTGGGAACAACCTATGACGCCTTGCATCATCGCCCAGTCCCAATCGAGATTGCCCGCACTGTCGGTGGGATCATTTTTCCAGAACGCATCGAATTGATGGGCTACATATTTTCCGGGATGGATTTGCTGGCCACGCCCTTTGGATTCATTACCACTTTGATGTTGCTACTGGCGGCGCAGACCGCCCAGTCCGATTTCCCCCTGGAAATACTGCGAGCATCGCGTTCGCGATTTTTTCCGCGCGGCGTCGGCGATACGGCGTGGCGCAGAACGCGTCCGGCGCCCGTCATTGGCGGGCATGAAGGCGTCTACAATCCGCGTGCAACCATGTTGCTGGGCGCACTAAGCCTGGTGATCATATACTTTTTTCCATCCAGCCATAAGATTGAGAGCATGTATGGACTGGCGGTTATCACCGCAGTATCGATCGATATGCTTGCCTATATGATTCGGCAGATCCGCGCGCGCCGCGTCTGGTTCTTGACCATTCCGGGCTTCATCGCCATGGTGTTGATGCTGATTAACATTCTATATAACAAGTTCTTGGTCGGCGCCTGGTTCGTCGTGCTGCTGATGGCGCTGTATATGATCGTCTTTCTGGCCTCTGAAGCAATTTACGATCTCTGGCAGGAGAAACTCAATCTGGCGCCGCTGGAGCTAGCCCTCTGGTATCCGGCCTTCCAGGGCAAGGAAGTTGATCGTAAAAATATGGTGTTGGTCTCTAACTTTCATCCAGGCGTAATCCATTTTCTTAAGAACTATTCGCGCAGTTCTCACATGCCGTTGGTAGTTCACTTTCAGACCGACCTGGATGAGGCTGTTCCGCAGGATGCCCCGCCCTGGTTTCAGAATGTGCGCGTCAATCCTGGAGTCGATACGATTTCGGCAATTACTCGCTTTGTTCGTCGAACGAAGCCGGAGCGAGTTCATTTGATACCATTGATGGTTACGGGAATTGATCCGGTTCGCTATCTGTATTTCGGCAATAGTATCGAGCGGCTCAAGAATGCGCTCTCCTATCATGTGGATTTGCAAGTAGAGTACAATCGCGAACGCGTAAAGATCAGCGGCCGGGAGATTATTCTGCACATTTTTCCCAGCCTGAGCCGCTTTTTCCCGGCGGCAGATTAA
- a CDS encoding ABC transporter permease, whose amino-acid sequence MNEADLMRWLGNAAWIAGAATLLALICFAVRNPDGILRRILQQRGAGLAVALLSFYSLTAWIDQIRFTDSSQVFDFSLLDLAFRSMPPEAGYSAPLQTELAGASADLSEDRLLHSRHLLGTDSNGVDTLYLTLKGAGLAWKLILGSLAISAPLGLALGLISGYRGGWIDDLIQWLYNVVASVPWLLLTLAFLVVFGRSLFWLCVAFGLSGWVELARITRGETLRLRELAFVRAAHAAGASHGRILFRHILPNLAPTLTIQLALQASALTLAESALTFIGIGAQPGASSWGLMLSDAQIELSRSPPIWWVFASASLLGILPAALAWNLLGEALRSALDPERAPTLRD is encoded by the coding sequence ATGAACGAGGCTGATCTGATGCGCTGGCTTGGCAACGCCGCGTGGATAGCTGGCGCCGCGACCCTGCTTGCGCTGATTTGTTTCGCAGTGCGCAATCCAGACGGTATTCTGCGACGCATATTGCAACAACGCGGCGCGGGGCTTGCCGTCGCATTGCTCAGCTTCTATTCGCTTACAGCCTGGATCGACCAGATTCGGTTTACTGATAGTTCACAAGTATTTGATTTCAGTTTGTTGGACCTGGCGTTTCGGTCGATGCCGCCGGAGGCCGGCTACAGCGCACCGCTGCAAACCGAATTGGCCGGCGCCAGTGCAGATCTGAGCGAGGATCGCCTCCTGCATTCGCGGCATCTGCTGGGAACGGACAGCAATGGCGTGGATACGCTCTATCTGACCCTGAAGGGCGCCGGGCTTGCGTGGAAGCTGATTCTTGGCTCTCTGGCTATCAGCGCGCCCCTGGGCCTCGCTCTCGGATTGATCTCCGGTTATCGCGGCGGTTGGATCGATGATCTCATTCAATGGCTGTACAATGTTGTGGCCAGCGTTCCGTGGCTGCTGTTGACCCTGGCTTTCCTGGTCGTTTTTGGCCGCTCCTTGTTCTGGCTGTGCGTCGCCTTTGGACTGAGCGGATGGGTGGAACTTGCGCGCATTACACGCGGCGAGACTCTGCGCTTGCGCGAACTGGCCTTTGTAAGGGCGGCGCACGCCGCCGGGGCTTCGCATGGACGTATTCTTTTCAGGCACATACTGCCTAACCTGGCGCCCACTCTGACGATCCAGTTGGCGCTGCAGGCTTCCGCTCTTACCCTTGCTGAAAGTGCGCTGACTTTTATCGGTATTGGCGCCCAGCCAGGCGCCTCCTCCTGGGGACTGATGCTCAGCGACGCTCAGATCGAACTCAGTCGCTCGCCGCCAATCTGGTGGGTTTTTGCCAGCGCATCGCTGCTGGGCATTTTGCCGGCGGCTCTTGCCTGGAACCTGCTGGGCGAGGCGCTGCGCAGCGCTCTCGACCCGGAACGCGCGCCCACGCTGCGGGACTGA